The following coding sequences are from one Diprion similis isolate iyDipSimi1 chromosome 9, iyDipSimi1.1, whole genome shotgun sequence window:
- the LOC124410527 gene encoding cilia- and flagella-associated protein 251-like, producing the protein MNKREDLSSIFSNSWISSGTPVEDEEYLKSARSPRRSSPSENPKLTPFKLRHSYGINPQVPLVNLTSKDRTLIAYACSHAAALYDYTSRDMHLLQGHQNHVSMISTDTEGKWLLTADSGKDNVVIIWDTETRVPICTLFNPHGMEELLAAKLSPNAKYIVTIGNGIEMRIKFWLWSYGRDESDGHILVWSDIRYREYLSTKRKPSNFKTHVKSLRLQSCEITAITSHENIVVVGNVLGHIKFYDNKLRLMFWCQKFALDRITAISFHLNSRRKAPIQVTSESFVASSTSTLDRTENSEDDVDNEEMNGEASDDQSRGSALEELLLPRKSKHGIEKREKFANLDSNVTISWDLAPPVNPDEDEIVFDNHVMNQKPERIPSDYTLERTPFIIDDFIVFTGTSRIARVETSRLKCHYISHQAVAAVTAIDTHPDRNILATGDMADRIHLYEYNSHHLLVSKQTPPIPSFEDLIANDITGRIRNYVTCLQNHQESLTGVTAYGTQLLILFIIQSPGRELACGMQSGVLWILNPSTLDPEDELPFKHSSKSLLDIIYSEKSDFMAYRDDNMTVGAFHYAASSAEAGADPSVWNFLGKHRSHFLPIREVLFGPPLIGGSVPRLFTLAEDCNFIEYDLENSGPYPEPGLKILKIICIDSSAIPLCMAWYPKFEVERFFVFSNTEHKFKLLNDCTKLIQGTYLGPSSGAPVTRITLKPFFYTIRIQFLPTRNMHNQAYMVFATDTQIGLQLLPFDGNPFTVVGIVGHPQMITHITLSRCGEFLFTLGYRDPCVLMWKINPRAVDIMAKLGGSSLSPFYCLIDGGQDGWLLNEMQDLFYYAQILHQGENTTATRIVSDKVSITQLPNLMRAVGYYPSTYELEELMTEVVSKNYAKTGQLVDEITFEDFVKLYVNHRPVFGTSMQEIKRAFAVFGKPEMEDNPIITREQFIEILTGHGDRMSAEQAYNALSILIPVEDESEKDAGNITFSFLPADISYKDFAVEILGIEPTLEMNIIPSAKDTPH; encoded by the exons ATGAACAAGCGCGAGGATTTGTCATCGATTTTCTCCAACTCTTGGATTTCCTCCGGAACTCCAGTCGAGGATGAAGAGTATTTGAAAAGTGCTCGCTCACCTCGGCGCAGCTCACCTTCTGAGAACCCAAAACTCACACCCTTC AAGCTGCGACACTCTTACGGCATTAATCCACAAGTTCCACTCGTCAACTTAACATCCAAGGATCGAACTTTAATCGCTTATGCCTGCTCACATGCCGCTGCATTGTACGATTACACTTCGAGGGATATGCATCTTCTGCAAGGACAC CAAAATCACGTATCTATGATATCTACAGATACGGAAGGAAAGTGGTTACTGACTGCTGACTCCGGGAAGGATAACGTCGTTATCATTTGGGATACGGAAACAAG AGTGCCAATTTGTACTTTGTTCAATCCTCACGGCATGGAGGAACTACTTGCAGCTAAACTGAGTCCAAATGCAAAGTACATTGTGACCATAGGAAACGGGATCGAGATGAGGATAAAGTTCTGGTTATGGTCGTATGGTCGGGACGAATCTGACG GACACATACTAGTTTGGAGTGATATTCGGTACAGAGAATATCTTAGTACTAAACGGAAACcaagcaatttcaaaacacaTGTGAAATCTCTGCGTCTACAGTCGTGCGAAATAACGGCCATTACGAGCCACGAGAA TATCGTAGTCGTCGGCAATGTTCTGGGCCACATCAAGTTCTACGACAATAAATTGAGGCTGATGTTTTGGTGTCAGAAATTTGCTCTCGATAGAATTACCGCAATCTCTTTCCATCTCAACTCTCGCCGGAAGGCTCCAATCCAAGTAACAAGCGAATCGTTCG TGGCTTCCTCGACCAGTACTCTCGACCGTACTGAAAATTCCGAGGATGACGTTGATAACGAAGAAATGAATGGCGAGGCTTCAGACGATCAAAGTAGAGGGTCCGCCCTTGAAGAATTGCTGTTACCCAGGAAGTCGAAACACGGAATAGAGAAACGTGAAAAGTTCGCCAATCTCGACTCGAATGTTACAATATCCTGGGATTTGGCTCCACCAGTTAATCCGGACGAAGATGAAATCGTCTTTGACAACCATGTGATGAACCAAAAGCCCGAGAGAATACCCTCAGACTACACCTTGGAACGAACTCCGTTTATTATCGACGATTTTATCGTTT ttACAGGCACATCCAGAATAGCTAGAGTAGAAACGTCTCGTCTGAAGTGTCACTACATTTCGCACCAGGCTGTGGCAGCCGTTACAGCTATTGATACGCACCCCGACAG GAACATCCTAGCTACTGGCGACATGGCAGACCGTATCCATTTGTACGAATACAACAGCCATCATCTTCTGGTGTCCAAGCAAACTCCACCAATACCTTCTTTCGAAGATTTGATCGCTAATGATATCACGGGAAGGATAAGAAATTATGTAACATGTCTACAGAACCATCAAGAGTCATTGACTGGTGTCACAGC ATATGGTACACAGCTTTTGATTCTTTTCATTATACAATCTCCAGGACGGGAGCTGGCGTGTGGAATGCAGAGCGGTGTTTTGTGGATTCTAAATCCCAGTACCCTGGATCCAGAGGATGAATTGCCGTTCAAGCATTCATCGAAGTCGCTTCTTGATATCATTTACTCGGAAAAATCCGATTTCATGGCATACAGG GATGATAACATGACTGTTGGAGCGTTCCATTACGCGGCATCGAGCGCAGAGGCTGGCGCTGATCCATCAGTTTGGAATTTTCTGGGCAAACATCGTTCTCACTTTTTGCCAATTAGAGAAGTTCTATTCGGACCGCCATTGATCGGAGGATCGGTACCTCGTCTATTTACTCTCGCAGAGGACTGTAACTTTATTGAGTACGATTTGGAGAACag CGGACCATATCCAGAACCCGGTTTAAAGATCTTGAAGATAATCTGTATCGACAGTTCAGCCATTCCTCTTTGCATGGCTTGGTATCCAAAATTTGAAGTAGAGAGGTTCTTCGTATTTTCTAATACAGAG CACAAATTCAAACTGTTAAACGACTGCACGAAACTGATTCAAGGAACGTATCTTGGTCCGTCTTCCGGGGCTCCAGTCACCAGGATAACA CTTAAACCATTCTTTTACACGATCCGAATCCAGTTTTTACCAACGAGAAACATGCACAATCAGGCTTACATGGTGTTTGCTACCGATACTCAAATCGGGTTGCAGCTCCTTCCTTTCGACGGGAACCCCTTTACGGTCGTTGGAATTGTTGGTCACCCGCAAatg ATTACTCATATAACGCTCAGTCGTTGCGGTGAATTTCTCTTCACTCTTGGCTACCGAGATCCATGCGTTTTAATGTGGAAGATCAACCCGCG GGCTGTCGACATTATGGCTAAACTTGGTGGTTCTAGTCTTTCCCCGTTCTACTGTCTTATTGACGGAGGTCAAGACGGCTGGCTTCTGAATGAAATGCAGGATCTGTTTTATTATGCACAAATATTGCATCAAGGAGAGAATACAACAGCTACTCGCATCGTGTCGGATAAAGTATCAATAACGCAACTACCAAACCTGATGCGAGCTGTTGGATACTATCCTAGTACCTACGAA CTGGAAGAGCTTATGACAGAAGTGGTTTCAAAGAATTACGCGAAAACTGGGCAGCTGGTTGACGAAATCACATTTGAAGATTTTGTCAAATTGTACGTAAACCATCGTCCTGTGTTCGGTACGTCTATGCAGGAGATAAAGAGAGCCTTTGCAGTGTTTGGAAAACCTGAAATGGAGGATAATCCAATCATTACCAGAGAACAGTTTATAGAGATTCTAACTGGGCATG GAGATCGCATGAGTGCTGAACAGGCATACAATGCCCTCAGTATCCTGATACCGGTGGAAGACGAATCTGAAAAAGATGCTGGAAATATTACCTTCTCGTTTTTACCCGCG GATATATCTTACAAAGATTTTGCTGTGGAAATATTGGGCATCGAACCCACTCTGGAGATGAATATCATTCCATCAGCCAAGGATACTCCACACTGA
- the LOC124410540 gene encoding uncharacterized protein LOC124410540 has protein sequence MEDGDGESKVMDNAVAAVNEECKEVNHEESNNEAIYSHSDQINTSSLENLYSSESEDNANKSLGSSSRIAYKGFKKRILAQTQENQPTILRKESAETQFQTKTFNSRGVKEKKLDTKRGKITEYAQYLGLQPAAKYKCLKCQSGATFCTMSMLKQHQRNCTTSLSPMQGVLGSPESTSMPIATNFRITRKVYLCSACGTYFENWNLFLHMREVHKRHICLFCLGMFGQAERLSYHLSSKHSVPETEFQSVEDFYNAFKGSCYLICCNCEKVFSETDDFYNHFCSVPQRQTTAKTCSVCRQTDSHASSCALVSEAQPVTADATLLPVNSTLSTKTQMQSAVGNGKGICKRIIRNNRLKPSNTSKTLDSSVQKQFETEKMEEKVQLVPANDDGSETYCGISESSDTEFLTGSARDTVAETIMEVSRCIEMTGVNDSVRKGEKPEEESCSKKSPQDTSQGSYDSVTETIMEVSRFHGDSSQVSDQDSKQQDEDISQLKEPIKSTELVQVQDLVSLSLNPELDERINSVDSVCNESANEEKNSSGMLVTTQNVETSSEIQRSDSPVRSSVSHSLFSPQHEVQTLDVILKGNPPKEYVEKEESEVPLDEEEPNESTEKEEVDELAEPQTSVSFNAVAATDRSLVIKICTNRVSKFSVSNTNTFVNSRENYNINRESEENNNGEGTTSEEKTPNLSEIERDSTGGYQLDAEESDTDSEKLAVVDCTIDETEKLAKDTNDENNSGGEKSRDENQDKTDYESDGILLAGQEVPSIDLNVEGTMESMEIETLLKHCIEAASPTCIYCNHARQIAVNGRQLGLHMLAEHRFLPQHPAIIIHREQFISRIKKALQDIEAYFFNLDSYNSTAGTYNVSSGRSYECFHCRFHSSVHKELYLHNRKMHQKTILICIMCKSTFYSYSELLCHICPGVYSPNINVKYRCCLCATNNLPSAFRLMVHLRKRHHACDVCLESTGNQQRLSNHVWKHKLHHLCYRCGIAYRNKPDITKHLFWKHGTESVVCKKCLQKKWPHVYHFCIPPTAFVCEECNSSFSRAVALKVHKRLHSNDSPYSCENCAAQFISKKLMLKHKKNHKEQVDVRVDVPDETHHRLLDDEERSGRDKVTSNDNMAELADVAKENKESIKKVVDVYDLPPLNLSSDSDSDSQDEKGQPSKESNQGTPAEDTLKQESRTMEDKFVEPVQLMPTESIKTPVEIDLNEDEKKEEVQIIDGIWDNFKSYTASLEMKESSSTDRKSSDEEIEILRSIVLSDHDYCVVASEMEKINPSSGEEGVNAGNSKTHGTEHDYNGKPPKSPEIQSGITQIAGCDNESGKKKLKTPRKKKRSGSTSSSDSSSNSDSSNCSCGTNCSCSSSSSGSSSSGSSSSSESDSSASEGSPRKQLNRKDRRKFKDLTKRGNSDSVEPDTIAAPLQIENGPSPADTCNPAPPPDTLLRESDLDTDETETDEDFYDEHPQQLANRLLTEKRNQLTLLAAVAPASSDSPVTEHLNNGAINMAEQIVKQASPVIAASPQNTSQPKKKAKTKKRKKSDKDKQRTSTPTVESIKLNIPKSFYQTKPGFVSSTPAFITVVPSRSSTPNFSGPGPEVCSAKESHTGNSSTIHTVGSESETDNKRSSKRKRVPKRFYGDSSDEESEKQTVLKWRKVEPPPPTPAPAPVTNLRPSQPTFSDTSLPFAAVTKHVESPTFAVSDSESEAQADSSSDSSGSDTEMHQQEQRQQQPLLHQHHQLQQQQSQEQHYHQHQPPPMHHLLQHNSHTTENNAPVLERSDNLYCYCQCPYDEVSEMIACDGDDCRIEWFHFECVGIMVPPKGKWYCPDCRKKHGIVNSNDDYFD, from the coding sequence ATGGAAGATGGAGACGGGGAGAGCAAAGTTATGGATAACGCAGTTGCTGCAGTCAACGAAGAGTGCAAGGAGGTTAACCACGAAGAATCAAACAACGAAGCAATTTATTCACATTCAGACCAAATCAATACGAGTTcgttagaaaatttatattcctcGGAGTCTGAGGATAACGCTAACAAAAGCCTTGGTTCGTCTTCCAGAATAGCATACAAAGGTTTTAAAAAGCGTATTCTTGCTCAGACGCAAGAAAATCAACCCACCATATTGCGGAAAGAATCTGCTGAAAcacaatttcaaacaaaaactTTCAATTCAAGAGGAGtcaaagagaagaaattgGATACTAAGAGAGGAAAAATCACTGAGTACGCCCAGTACCTGGGTCTTCAACCTGCAGCAAAATACAAGTGCTTGAAGTGTCAGTCAGGAGCCACTTTCTGTACCATGTCGATGTTGAAACAGCACCAGAGAAACTGTACCACTTCATTGTCTCCGATGCAGGGAGTTTTGGGAAGTCCCGAATCCACCTCAATGCCAATAGCTACAAACTTTAGGATTACGCGTAAAGTATATCTGTGCTCTGCTTGTGGCACGTACTTCGAGAACTGGAATCTTTTTCTGCATATGAGAGAGGTTCACAAGCGACACATATGTCTGTTTTGCCTTGGAATGTTTGGTCAGGCTGAGAGACTCTCGTATCACTTGTCAAGCAAGCATAGTGTACCAGAGACAGAGTTTCAATCTGTTGAAGATTTCTATAATGCTTTCAAAGGTTCCTGCTACCTAATCTGCTGCAACTGTGAGAAAGTGTTTTCCGAGACTGATGACTTTTATAATCACTTTTGTTCTGTGCCACAGAGACAAACTACTGCTAAAACGTGCTCTGTTTGTAGGCAAACTGACTCTCATGCTTCCTCTTGCGCTTTGGTTTCAGAAGCCCAGCCAGTAACTGCAGATGCGACTCTGCTGCCGGTGAATAGCACCTTATCTACGAAAACTCAAATGCAATCAGCAGTTGGGAACGGAAAGGGTATATGTAAACGAATAATACGAAATAACAGGTTAAAGCCAAGCAATACGTCGAAAACATTGGATTCCTCGGTCCAAAAACAATTTGAGACTGAAAAGATGGAGGAAAAAGTACAGCTTGTTCCTGCAAATGACGATGGCAGCGAAACTTATTGCGGCATAAGCGAAAGCTCTGATACAGAGTTCCTCACTGGCTCTGCCAGAGATACGGTAGCTGAAACGATTATGGAGGTTTCGAGATGCATTGAAATGACAGGTGTTAACGATTCAGTGCGTAAAGGCGAGAAACCAGAGGAAGAATCTTGCAGTAAGAAATCACCACAAGATACCAGCCAAGGGAGTTACGATAGCGTGACAGAAACCATTATGGAAGTGTCACGATTTCACGGAGATTCCAGTCAAGTGTCAGATCAAGATAGCAAACAGCAGGACGAGGATATTTCTCAGTTGAAAGAACCAATAAAAAGCACTGAGTTGGTCCAAGTACAGGATTTAGTGTCACTGAGCCTGAACCCAGAACTAGACGAACGAATCAACTCGGTAGATTCCGTCTGTAATGAGTCAGCCAATGAGGAAAAGAATAGTAGTGGGATGCTGGTTACTACTCAGAATGTTGAGACCTCTTCTGAAATTCAAAGATCTGACAGTCCTGTTAGGAGTTCAGTGTCACATTCTTTATTTAGTCCTCAACATGAAGTACAAACTTTGGATGTTATTTTGAAAGGAAACCCACCCAAAGAATATGTGGAGAAGGAAGAATCCGAGGTGCCTCTTGACGAAGAAGAGCCTAACGAGTCTACTGAAAAAGAAGAGGTTGACGAGTTGGCAGAACCTCAGACATCTGTGTCATTCAATGCAGTCGCTGCAACAGATAGAAGTCTAGTAATTAAAATCTGCACAAATAGAGTTTCAAAGTTCTCAGTATCTAACACAAATACCTTCGTCAACAGCAGAGAGAACTACAACATAAATCGAGAGTCGGAAGAGAATAATAATGGCGAAGGGACTACATCCGAAGAAAAGACACCAAATTTATCAGAAATAGAAAGAGATAGTACCGGCGGTTATCAATTAGATGCAGAGGAAAGTGACACCGACAGTGAGAAGCTAGCTGTCGTCGATTGCACCATAGATGAAACTGAGAAACTAGCCAAAGACACAAATGATGAGAATAATTCTGGGGGTGAAAAGTCGCGAGACGAAAATCAAGACAAGACTGACTATGAATCGGATGGTATTCTTTTAGCTGGGCAAGAAGTTCCGAGTATAGATCTCAATGTTGAGGGTACTATGGAGAGCATGGAAATTGAGACACTTCTTAAGCACTGTATAGAAGCAGCGAGTCCGACTTGCATCTACTGCAACCACGCTCGACAAATAGCTGTGAATGGAAGGCAATTGGGACTCCACATGCTAGCTGAACACAGATTCCTTCCTCAACATCCTGCTATTATAATCCACAGAGAACAGTTTATATCAAGGATAAAGAAGGCCCTGCAAGATATTGAAgcatatttcttcaatttagatAGCTATAATTCTACAGCAGGCACATACAATGTATCCAGTGGTAGATCATACGAATGCTTTCACTGTCGCTTTCATTCGTCGGTACACAAAGAATTGTATCTACACAATAGAAAAATGCACCAAAAGACTATATTAATATGTATTATGTGTAAGTCCACATTTTACAGCTATAGCGAATTGTTGTGCCACATATGTCCGGGAGTTTACTCGCCTAATATAAATGTCAAGTATCGCTGCTGTCTCTGCGCCACTAATAATCTGCCTTCTGCGTTTCGGCTGATGGTTCACCTTCGGAAGCGACATCACGCGTGCGATGTTTGTTTGGAATCAACGGGAAACCAGCAGAGACTTTCTAACCATGTCTGGAAACACAAACTCCATCATTTATGCTACAGATGTGGAATTGCTTATAGGAATAAACCAGATATCACCAAACACCTCTTTTGGAAACATGGCACAGAGAGTGTTGTGTGCAAAAAGTGTTTACAGAAGAAATGGCCACATGTTTATCATTTTTGTATTCCTCCGACTGCCTTTGTTTGCGAAGAATGCAACTCAAGTTTTTCTCGAGCAGTAGCTTTGAAGGTGCATAAGCGATTACATTCCAATGATTCACCTTACAGTTGTGAGAATTGTGCTGCACAATTCATATCAAAGAAGTTGATGCtcaagcataaaaaaaatcacaaagaaCAAGTCGATGTCCGTGTAGATGTTCCCGATGAGACTCATCATCGGCTGCTCGACGATGAGGAAAGGTCTGGGAGAGATAAAGTGACAAGTAATGACAATATGGCAGAGTTAGCAGATGTTGCTAAAGAGAATAAAGAAAGCATTAAGAAAGTAGTCGATGTTTACGATTTGCCACCGTTGAATTTATCCTCAGATAGTGATTCGGACAGCCAAGATGAGAAGGGTCAACCTTCCAAGGAATCTAACCAAGGAACTCCTGCTGAAGATACACTCAAACAGGAATCTAGAACTATGGAAGATAAATTTGTGGAACCTGTTCAGCTTATGCCTACTGAGTCTATCAAGACTCCAGTTGAAATTGATCTGAACgaagacgagaaaaaagaagaggttCAAATAATTGACGGGATTTGGGATAATTTTAAGTCATACACGGCTAGTCTTGAAATGAAAGAGTCATCTAGTACGGACAGAAAAAGTAGCGATGAAGAGATAGAAATTTTGAGAAGTATCGTACTGTCTGATCACGACTATTGTGTGGTTGCATCtgagatggaaaaaataaatccgtCATCTGGTGAAGAAGGCGTAAATGCTGGAAATAGTAAGACTCATGGCACTGAACACGATTATAATGGTAAACCTCCAAAAAGCCCAGAAATACAATCAGGAATCACTCAAATTGCAGGCTGCGATAATGaaagcggtaaaaaaaaacttaaaacgcCACGCAAGAAGAAGCGTAGTGGTAGCACGTCATCAAGCGATTCATCCAGCAACAGCGATTCTAGCAATTGCTCATGCGGAACTAATTGCAGCTGCAGCAGCTCATCATCTGGCAGCTCTTCATCTGGCTCCTCCAGTAGCTCAGAATCAGATAGCTCTGCGTCAGAGGGATCACCTCGAAAACAACTGAATCGCAAGGATCGCAGAAAGTTCAAGGACTTGACAAAACGAGGTAACTCTGATTCGGTTGAACCCGATACCATTGCGGCGCCACTGCAAATTGAAAACGGTCCCAGTCCTGCCGACACGTGTAATCCGGCACCTCCTCCAGACACTTTACTCAGAGAATCGGATCTTGATACAGATGAGACTGAAACTGATGAAGACTTTTACGACGAACACCCGCAACAGCTTGCCAACAGGCTATTAACTGAAAAGCGTAATCAGCTGACGCTGCTTGCTGCTGTTGCACCTGCTTCATCAGATTCACCAGTAACAGAACACCTCAACAATGGAGCAATAAACATGGCGGAACAAATTGTAAAACAAGCTTCCCCAGTGATTGCTGCAAGCCCTCAAAACACTTCGCAGCCAAAGAAGAAAGCCAAGacaaagaaacgaaagaaaagtgACAAAGACAAACAGCGAACGAGCACCCCAACTGTTGAATCCATAAAGTTGAACATTCCGAAATCCTTTTATCAAACGAAACCGGGATTTGTCTCAAGTACGCCAGCTTTTATAACAGTTGTACCGAGCAGATCTTCCACTCCAAACTTCTCGGGACCTGGCCCAGAAGTATGTTCTGCAAAGGAATCTCACACAGGGAACTCAAGTACTATTCACACAGTTGGTAGCGAATCCGAAACTGACAACAAACGTTCATCGAAAAGAAAGCGAGTTCCAAAACGTTTTTACGGCGACTCGAGCGATGAAGAAAGCGAAAAGCAAACAGTATTGAAATGGAGAAAGGTCGAACCCCCGCCACCCACTCCTGCTCCAGCTCCAGTTACAAATCTGAGACCCTCACAGCCAACGTTCTCGGATACCTCGCTGCCCTTTGCCGCAGTTACAAAGCACGTGGAATCCCCGACGTTTGCAGTATCTGATAGCGAGTCTGAAGCACAGGCAGACAGCAGTAGCGATTCAAGTGGATCTGACACTGAAATGCATCAGCAGGAACAACGACAACAGCAGCCACTTTTACACCAGCATCATCaattgcagcagcagcagtcgcAGGAGCAACATTATCATCAACACCAACCACCGCCAATGCATCATCTACTGCAACACAATTCTCACACGACTGAGAATAATGCCCCAGTCTTGGAACGTTCTGACAATTTGTATTGCTATTGCCAGTGTCCGTATGACGAAGTATCGGAAATGATAGCTTGTGATGGGGATGACTGTCGCATTGAATGGTTTCACTTTGAGTGCGTAGGAATAATGGTGCCCCCAAAAGGAAAGTGGTATTGCCCAGACTGTCGGAAGAAGCATGGTATTGTTAACAGTAATGACGATTACTTTGATTGA